In a genomic window of Melitaea cinxia chromosome 2, ilMelCinx1.1, whole genome shotgun sequence:
- the LOC123662868 gene encoding probable cytochrome P450 6a13, whose product MLFIVLSFIFLLAGFIYLKYKSEYWKKRGVVQSNFVLFKFIWSNRALPEIYKNVYDEYHKESYVGTFLGLKPALIIKNVQDVQAVMQSNFENFHSRGINFNPNDLLADNVLFIDDYRRWKLLRHKLSPVFTSMKLKNMFYIMERCARDFVEFVNNEPDISGNSFNALYTYTTASIAASIFGIDTHTQNTMDSPFLKMTRETTEPSFANNLKFSLSNFSPTIFNLLNLKSFGKYEDFFISFVKNVLKSRRNEEQKRHDFADTCLELQKQGTMRDPATGYEIDASDEILAAQAFFFFVAGTDTSATVMHFALLELAANQDILKRLHNEIDKAFDQCNEKLTYEDVEKLEYLDMVVSETMRKYPPIGAIQRRCTKSTVLPYGQVPVNSREIIVIPVYALHRDERYFPNPNLFDPERFAPENLSKIVKFSYLPFGEGNRMCIGTRFARVQVKSGLAWLLRRFTLKEQKYEPNSFDPSFFSIKQFQANFEFIPRN is encoded by the exons ATGTTGTTCATTgtgttaagttttattttccTCTTAGCGggatttatatatttgaaatataaaagtgAATATTGGAAAAAACGTGGAGTTGTCCAatctaattttgttttgttcaaATTCATTTGGAGTAATCGAGCGCTTCcggaaatttataaaaatgtatacgatGAATATCACAAGGAGTCTTACGTCGGAACATTTCTCGGATTAAAACCAgctctaattataaaaaatgttcaaGACGTTCAAGCGGTGATGCAAAGTAATTTTGAGAATTTTCACAGTCGTGGAATCAATTTCAATCCAAATGATCTTTTGGCGGATAACGTTTTGTTTATAGATGATTATCGTCGTTGGAAGCTATTGAGACACAAGCTGTCTCCGGTTTTTACGAGtatgaaattgaaaaatatgttttacataatGGAAAGGTGTGCTCGTGATTTTGTTGAATTCGTTAACAATGAACCGGATATATCTGGAAATTCCTTCAACGCGTTATACACTTACACTACAGCAAGTATTGCAGCATCTATATTTGGTATCGATACACATACACAGAATACTATGGACTCACCATTTTTGAAAATGACTCGTGAAACAACAGAGCCATCTTTTGCCAATAATCTAAAATTTTCTCTTTCCAATTTTTCGCCgactatatttaatttgttaaatttaaagtcGTTTGGTAAATATGAAGATTTTTTCATTAGTTTTGTGAAGAATGTATTAAAAAGTCGAAGGAACGAAGAACAAAAGCGTCACGATTTTGCCGATACGTGTCTGGAGTTACAAAAGCAAGGAACAATGAGAGATCCCGCAACCGGTTACGAAATAGATGCTTCTGATGAAATATTGGCAGCTCAGGCCTTTTTCTTCTTTGTTGCTGGTACAGACACATCAGCAACAGTGATGCATTTCGCTTTACTTGAACTAGCTGCAAACCAAGACATTTTGAAAAGACTCCATAATGAAATTGATAAAGCTTTTGATCAATGCAATGAGAAATTGACATATGAAGATGTAGAAAAATTAGAATATCTAGACATGGTGGTGAGTGAGACGATGAGAAAATATCCACCGATTGGTGCAATCCAAAGGCGCTGTACAAAATCTACAGTTTTACCTTATGGTCAAGTGCCAGTAAATTCAAGAGAAATTATTGTAATACCAGTATACGCTTTGCATAGAGATGAAAGATATTTTCCTAACCCAAACCTATTCGACCCAGAACGATTTGCACCtgaaaatttgtcgaaaatCGTCAAATTCAGTTATTTACCGTTTGGTGAAGGAAACCGTATGTGTATAG GTACAAGATTTGCTCGAGTACAAGTGAAGTCTGGGTTAGCTTGGCTTCTTCGAAGATTTACACTGAAAGAACAGAAATATGAACCGAACTCGTTCGATCCAAGTTTCTTTAGTATTAAACAATTCCAAGCGAATTTCGAATTTATTCCTAGGAACTAA
- the LOC123659680 gene encoding uncharacterized protein LOC123659680, translated as MNITLTGIGYAKVYSRGATTLDILIDNHKYKNVNFYIVPKDSIPWKVILDERVKNEVQNLVTNYQPQQIKEAPIQMKIILKDDIPIRSSPRRISQTEQGEVEKQIKEWLDRGVIQQKMK; from the exons atgaaCATTACTTTAACTGGTATAGGTTATGCTAAAGTTTATTCCCGTGGTGCGACTACCTTAGATATATTGATagataatcataaatataaaaatgttaatttttacattGTTCCTAAAGATTCAATTCCTTGGAAAGTTATTCTAG ATGAACGTGTAAAAAATGAAGTGCAAAATTTAGTAACCAATTACCAACCTCAACAAATCAAAGAAGCGCCTAtccaaatgaaaattatattaaaagatgACATCCCCATAAGGTCAAGTCCACGTCGCATATCACAAACAGAGCAAGGTGAGGTAGAAAAGCAGATAAAAGAATGGTTAGACAGAGGAGTTATTCAA CAAAAGATGAAATAG